The following proteins are encoded in a genomic region of Phycisphaera sp.:
- a CDS encoding integrin alpha, whose product MPYSTLRTRISPTTHTTQALVAAAGLALATGQTLAQGPLEEPFPAVLELADLDGGIGFVLTGAGAGRSGFSVAPVGDMNSDGMPDFAVAGRSYCAIVFGRDSNFPATVDLDALDGTDGFRLTGFPDQLRSQNTQAIAHAGDINGDGIDDVVVSAAYGWPLGRPQAGQSFVVFGRDAGFAADLDVTNLDGTNGFTVYGEVRTNLGWFAGSAGDLNGDGVDDLAFGAPGWPYGGAGFGTGKTYVIYGDTTGFPAVLDMATLDATTGFRINGIEMDDSSGWSVASAGDFNSDGVDDLLIGASRAGRSGHAYVVFGNAAGFPLDFPLTSLDGSNGFRMSSSATSGQTGHSVALAGDLNNDGVRDLLIGARYAFPDGRSFAGQTYVVHSQIGGYPASINLDTSSGSTIKGVSGADWSGSSVSPAGDLNGDGLADLLIGAPGGDPMGRFRAGQTYVVFGSVAGLPASLDLSSLAGPNGFTINGTTPGDESGQSVALIGDVNGDGRDDIMVGTDGAAPGRSYVIYGREGGCLADLDGDGELTVFDFVEFQNLFAAGSSEADFDGDGSLTVFDFLTYINAFNLGCP is encoded by the coding sequence ATGCCCTACAGCACGCTCAGAACCCGAATCAGCCCGACCACGCACACCACACAGGCCCTCGTGGCCGCCGCAGGGTTGGCCTTGGCCACCGGCCAGACCCTGGCCCAAGGACCGCTGGAAGAGCCCTTCCCGGCCGTGCTCGAACTCGCCGACTTGGACGGCGGCATCGGCTTCGTGCTCACCGGCGCGGGTGCCGGTAGATCGGGCTTCTCGGTGGCCCCCGTCGGCGACATGAACAGCGACGGCATGCCCGACTTTGCCGTCGCCGGCCGCAGCTATTGTGCGATCGTTTTTGGCCGCGACAGCAACTTCCCCGCCACCGTCGATCTGGACGCGCTCGACGGGACCGACGGCTTCCGCTTGACCGGCTTCCCCGACCAGCTTCGATCCCAGAACACCCAGGCCATCGCCCACGCCGGCGATATCAACGGCGATGGCATCGACGACGTCGTTGTCAGCGCCGCCTATGGCTGGCCCTTGGGCCGCCCCCAGGCCGGCCAGTCGTTCGTGGTATTTGGACGCGATGCCGGTTTTGCTGCCGACCTGGACGTCACCAACTTGGACGGCACCAACGGCTTCACCGTGTACGGCGAGGTTCGTACCAACCTTGGTTGGTTCGCCGGATCGGCCGGCGACCTCAACGGCGACGGGGTCGACGATCTGGCGTTCGGCGCGCCCGGTTGGCCGTACGGCGGTGCCGGTTTCGGCACCGGCAAGACGTACGTCATCTACGGTGATACCACCGGCTTCCCCGCCGTCCTCGACATGGCCACCCTCGACGCCACCACGGGCTTTCGCATCAACGGTATCGAGATGGACGACTCCAGCGGCTGGTCCGTCGCATCGGCAGGCGATTTCAACAGCGATGGCGTAGACGACCTGCTCATCGGCGCCAGCCGGGCCGGCCGCAGCGGCCATGCCTACGTCGTCTTCGGAAACGCCGCCGGATTCCCGCTCGACTTCCCACTGACTTCATTGGACGGCTCGAACGGCTTCCGCATGAGCAGTTCGGCGACCAGCGGCCAGACCGGCCACAGCGTCGCGCTGGCGGGCGACCTGAACAACGACGGCGTCCGCGATCTGCTCATCGGCGCCCGCTACGCCTTCCCGGATGGTCGATCCTTCGCCGGCCAGACGTACGTGGTGCACAGCCAAATTGGTGGCTACCCCGCCTCGATAAACCTCGATACCTCGTCGGGCTCGACGATCAAGGGCGTCTCGGGTGCCGACTGGAGCGGATCCTCGGTCTCGCCGGCGGGCGACCTCAACGGCGACGGCCTTGCCGACCTGCTCATCGGTGCGCCGGGCGGCGACCCCATGGGGCGCTTCCGCGCCGGGCAGACCTATGTCGTCTTTGGCAGTGTGGCCGGCCTGCCCGCCTCGCTCGACCTTTCATCCCTGGCCGGCCCGAACGGCTTCACGATCAATGGTACGACTCCTGGCGACGAAAGCGGCCAATCCGTCGCACTCATCGGCGATGTCAACGGTGATGGACGCGATGACATCATGGTCGGTACCGACGGCGCCGCTCCGGGTCGCTCGTACGTCATCTACGGCCGCGAGGGCGGGTGCCTGGCCGACCTCGACGGCGATGGTGAACTCACCGTCTTCGACTTCGTCGAGTTCCAGAACCTCTTCGCAGCCGGCAGCAGCGAGGCCGATTTCGACGGCGATGGCAGCCTCACCGTCTTCGACTTCCTCACCTATATCAACGCGTTCAATCTCGGCTGCCCATAA
- a CDS encoding GNAT family N-acetyltransferase: MPLVDQPLIGPTVRLDPTSLEDAAGLLAAATSPETFRWFTRLPTPFDRSGMERYLQLLIDDTSVEPLTLRLVATNEVVGMTSYLDIRPEHRTLEIGWTFIAPAHRGTRTNPEMKRLLLAHAFEQPIFAPCARHTGGPALRVCLKTHHRNTPSQRAMAKLGAVYEGTLRNLVIMPDGSNRHSVFYSVIAHEWPGVRDGLDRRLA, from the coding sequence GTGCCTCTTGTCGATCAACCCCTGATCGGCCCCACCGTCCGCCTCGACCCGACATCACTGGAAGACGCCGCGGGCTTGCTGGCAGCCGCGACATCACCCGAGACATTCCGCTGGTTTACGCGTTTACCAACGCCGTTCGATCGATCAGGCATGGAGCGGTACCTCCAACTCCTCATCGACGACACCAGCGTCGAGCCCCTCACCCTGCGTCTCGTCGCCACGAACGAAGTCGTCGGCATGACCAGCTACCTCGACATCCGCCCCGAGCACCGGACGCTGGAGATCGGATGGACCTTCATCGCCCCGGCCCACCGCGGCACACGCACCAACCCCGAGATGAAACGCCTGCTGCTGGCGCACGCGTTCGAGCAACCGATCTTCGCGCCCTGTGCACGCCACACCGGCGGACCGGCCCTTCGCGTATGCCTGAAGACCCACCACCGCAACACGCCCTCCCAGCGCGCGATGGCCAAGCTCGGGGCCGTCTATGAAGGCACGCTTCGCAACCTGGTTATCATGCCCGATGGCTCAAACCGGCATTCGGTGTTCTACAGCGTCATTGCCCACGAGTGGCCGGGCGTGCGCGATGGGCTCGACAGGCGATTGGCCTAG
- a CDS encoding FG-GAP-like repeat-containing protein, translating into MGPGTRQQGRSACMGAMALLATVGAARGQVCDPRELFITDEILPASGEVFDIASADFNGDGHPDLAAADGYGNEVVVSLNDGTGRFPFRQALAGHGFPYRVEASDMDGDGDMDLVVADQRGDGVVVYINNGAGVFAEHAMVLVGDGPISLALADLDGDGDTDAVTTTVFDDEVVLLLNDGTGRLVRARTLVAIGQVRDDIVAADLDGDGDVDLAFPDGRNDLVLVLRNAGGGVFGAPESWPAPDLAGFLVGGDFDRDGDADLLVQGRETEPVRWLVNDGRGSFSESCVIDPGVPGAIGPAADVTDDGTLDLVLRDYDGSRVFVLPGDGEGGFGPAVASAAGYRNSGIVAADIDNDGRTDLVTAKSDEPSYARVLRGKGGGRFGEQVAIGHVGTGGIAAADFDGDGDDDLAITNVYDGTLGVLINEGDGPSYERTDFVLTEAPGPVSAGDLDGDGTIDLIVAGLRENDLTVLLGDGRGAFELASRWRPGGGPDDMALVDLDADGDLDLLFATGGSDALGVLLNRGDATFEPASFFEAARSGRTFAYADFDRDGAIDAAVVSSAGDVVTLSRGVPGGAFEPGEVLVEFESPVDAVTGDFNGDGWPDLAVAFEYRDGEVDFVSIYENDRTGVLSFQTSLAIGRLPSDLIAADFDRDGSTDLVVLGLFEARVFVQDGDGWLNPGPTIDVGTPFRRMALADLNGDGLDDLATIGGPHRGPGQMRITFANPACGCPVDIDGDGTLTIFDALAYQNLFQDGDARADFDGDGSLTIFDFLAFQNAFDAGCP; encoded by the coding sequence ATGGGGCCAGGCACTCGACAACAGGGGCGGTCGGCGTGCATGGGCGCGATGGCACTGCTCGCCACGGTGGGAGCGGCCCGCGGGCAGGTGTGCGACCCGCGGGAACTGTTCATCACCGATGAGATCCTGCCGGCCAGCGGGGAGGTGTTCGACATCGCCAGCGCCGACTTCAACGGCGACGGCCATCCTGACCTGGCGGCCGCCGACGGGTACGGCAACGAGGTCGTGGTCTCCCTCAACGACGGCACGGGGCGGTTCCCCTTCCGCCAGGCCCTGGCCGGCCATGGCTTCCCGTATCGCGTCGAAGCCTCCGACATGGACGGCGATGGCGACATGGACCTTGTCGTGGCCGACCAGCGCGGTGACGGCGTGGTGGTGTACATCAACAACGGCGCGGGCGTGTTCGCCGAGCACGCGATGGTGCTGGTGGGCGATGGCCCGATCTCGCTCGCGCTAGCCGACCTCGATGGCGACGGCGACACCGACGCCGTGACGACGACGGTGTTCGACGACGAGGTCGTGCTGCTGCTCAACGATGGCACGGGCAGGCTGGTGCGGGCCCGCACGCTCGTGGCGATCGGCCAGGTGCGCGACGACATCGTCGCGGCCGACCTGGACGGCGACGGCGATGTGGATCTCGCGTTCCCCGATGGTCGCAACGATCTGGTGCTGGTGCTCCGCAACGCTGGCGGCGGCGTGTTTGGCGCGCCGGAGTCGTGGCCGGCGCCAGACTTGGCGGGATTCCTGGTCGGCGGCGACTTCGATCGTGACGGCGATGCCGACCTGCTCGTGCAGGGGCGCGAGACCGAGCCCGTCCGCTGGCTGGTCAACGACGGCAGGGGATCGTTTTCCGAATCGTGCGTCATCGACCCGGGCGTGCCCGGAGCGATCGGGCCCGCGGCCGACGTGACCGACGATGGCACGCTCGACCTGGTGCTACGCGACTACGACGGCAGCCGCGTGTTCGTGCTGCCCGGCGATGGCGAGGGTGGCTTCGGGCCGGCGGTGGCCTCGGCGGCGGGCTACCGAAACTCCGGGATCGTGGCGGCCGACATCGATAACGACGGCCGGACCGATCTGGTGACGGCCAAGAGCGACGAGCCCAGCTACGCCCGCGTGCTGCGCGGGAAGGGCGGCGGCCGGTTCGGCGAGCAGGTCGCCATCGGCCACGTGGGCACGGGCGGCATCGCGGCGGCCGACTTCGACGGGGATGGCGACGACGACCTGGCGATCACGAACGTGTACGACGGCACGCTCGGCGTGCTGATCAACGAGGGTGATGGCCCGTCGTACGAGCGCACGGACTTCGTGCTCACTGAGGCTCCCGGGCCGGTCTCGGCGGGCGACCTGGACGGCGATGGCACGATCGACCTCATCGTGGCGGGGCTCCGCGAGAACGACCTGACCGTCCTGCTCGGCGACGGCCGAGGCGCGTTCGAGCTGGCGAGCCGATGGCGCCCGGGCGGGGGGCCCGACGACATGGCGCTGGTCGACCTGGACGCCGATGGCGATCTGGACCTGCTGTTCGCCACTGGCGGCAGCGACGCCCTGGGCGTCCTGCTTAACCGTGGCGACGCGACCTTCGAGCCGGCGAGTTTCTTCGAGGCGGCTCGTAGCGGCAGAACCTTCGCGTACGCGGACTTCGATCGCGACGGCGCCATCGACGCCGCCGTGGTGTCGTCGGCCGGTGATGTGGTCACGCTATCGCGCGGCGTGCCGGGCGGCGCATTCGAGCCAGGCGAGGTGCTCGTCGAGTTCGAGTCGCCCGTCGACGCCGTGACGGGCGACTTCAACGGCGACGGCTGGCCGGATCTTGCGGTCGCGTTCGAGTATCGCGACGGTGAAGTGGACTTCGTCTCGATCTACGAGAACGACCGAACGGGGGTGCTGAGCTTTCAGACGTCGCTCGCCATCGGCCGACTCCCAAGCGACCTGATCGCGGCCGACTTCGATCGCGACGGCAGCACCGATCTGGTGGTCCTCGGGTTGTTCGAGGCCCGTGTGTTCGTCCAGGATGGAGATGGGTGGCTCAACCCCGGCCCAACGATCGATGTTGGCACACCCTTCCGGCGCATGGCCCTGGCCGATCTGAACGGCGATGGCCTGGACGACCTGGCGACCATCGGCGGCCCACACCGCGGTCCGGGGCAGATGCGCATCACCTTCGCCAACCCCGCGTGCGGCTGCCCGGTGGACATCGACGGCGATGGCACGCTGACCATCTTCGACGCGCTAGCCTACCAGAACCTCTTCCAGGACGGTGACGCCCGAGCCGATTTCGATGGTGATGGCAGCCTGACGATCTTCGATTTTCTTGCTTTCCAGAACGCCTTCGACGCCGGGTGCCCATAG
- a CDS encoding TIGR00266 family protein encodes MRSNHVDEIDYRIIGDDMQAVIITLDPDEAMVAEAGAMMYLEPDIEMATQLSMKEGGGLLGKLFEAGKRTITGESFFITYFHNHGSVRRDCAFAAPYPGHVVPIELGEHGGTLICQKDAFLCAARGVTVDIAFQKRLGVGFFGGEGFIMQRLSSDAGKGQAFLHAGGTTLVKELAPGEKLRVDTGCLVALDTSVDYQIEFVKGIKNKIFGGEGLFYASLTGPGTVWLQTLPFSRLADRIISAAPSEGGKRQGEGSVLGGIGDLIGGS; translated from the coding sequence ATGCGCAGCAACCACGTGGACGAGATCGACTACCGCATCATCGGCGACGACATGCAGGCGGTCATCATCACCCTCGACCCCGACGAGGCGATGGTGGCCGAGGCGGGGGCGATGATGTACCTCGAACCCGACATCGAGATGGCCACCCAGCTCTCGATGAAGGAGGGCGGCGGGCTCTTAGGAAAGCTCTTTGAGGCCGGCAAGCGCACGATCACGGGCGAGAGCTTCTTCATCACATACTTCCATAATCATGGGAGCGTCCGGCGTGACTGCGCGTTCGCCGCGCCGTATCCGGGGCATGTGGTCCCGATCGAACTCGGCGAACACGGCGGCACGCTGATCTGCCAGAAGGACGCCTTCCTGTGCGCCGCCCGCGGCGTCACCGTCGACATCGCCTTCCAGAAGCGCCTGGGCGTGGGCTTCTTCGGCGGCGAGGGCTTCATCATGCAGCGCCTGAGCAGCGACGCCGGCAAGGGCCAAGCTTTCCTGCACGCGGGCGGGACCACGTTGGTCAAAGAACTGGCCCCGGGCGAGAAGCTCCGCGTCGACACGGGCTGCCTGGTCGCCCTCGACACCAGCGTCGACTACCAGATCGAATTCGTCAAGGGCATCAAGAACAAGATCTTCGGGGGAGAGGGCCTCTTCTACGCGAGCCTGACCGGCCCGGGCACGGTGTGGTTGCAAACGCTGCCGTTCAGCCGCCTGGCCGACCGCATTATCTCCGCGGCGCCAAGCGAGGGCGGGAAGCGGCAGGGCGAGGGCTCGGTCCTGGGTGGGATTGGAGACCTGATCGGGGGGAGTTGA
- a CDS encoding HYExAFE family protein, producing MGRRQIHYERAFTSMLAERGVPYVAVDEARRAVLPGEQAPLATIQAGRSKTLKAFDYVLYGTPNLLVELKGRRLPVGSTRLENWVTDDDVDSLRRWRSMFGHDYTACFVFVYECAGEPPTTPSPLFEDAWIFKDRWYALRAIDVEAYAAQMRVRSARWRTVCLGKEDFERVSGPLMGRASAGVGSS from the coding sequence ATGGGCCGCCGCCAGATCCACTACGAGCGGGCGTTTACCAGCATGCTGGCCGAGCGTGGCGTGCCCTACGTCGCCGTCGACGAGGCCCGCCGGGCGGTTTTGCCCGGCGAACAGGCACCGCTCGCGACGATCCAGGCCGGCCGCAGCAAGACGCTGAAGGCCTTCGACTACGTCCTCTACGGCACGCCCAATCTGTTGGTCGAACTCAAGGGCCGCCGCCTGCCCGTGGGCTCGACGCGGCTTGAGAACTGGGTGACCGACGACGACGTCGACAGCCTCCGCCGCTGGCGGTCCATGTTCGGCCACGACTACACCGCCTGCTTCGTGTTTGTGTATGAGTGCGCGGGCGAGCCGCCCACCACACCCAGCCCGCTGTTCGAGGACGCCTGGATCTTCAAGGACCGCTGGTACGCCCTGCGCGCCATCGACGTGGAGGCATACGCCGCCCAAATGAGAGTACGAAGCGCGCGGTGGCGCACGGTGTGCCTGGGCAAGGAGGACTTTGAGCGGGTGAGCGGGCCGTTGATGGGCCGTGCGAGCGCGGGTGTTGGTTCTTCATGA
- a CDS encoding integrin alpha gives MPHSTIRPVAALALLAVVGHALAQDDPLAEPFPARIDLGTLEPAGGGDGTLGAAAMGLGEFEKLGFSAAIAGDLNGDGLADVVIGALASDGYRRFRVGGEAYVVFGRAGGLPAEIDLDALDGGDGFRVGSADPDRPMGYAVAAAGDVNGDGIDDLVLGDSGAPQYSSSGTGGAVVIFGRDVAGGGSPFPARVVIEDMDGTDGFRITDVCQPISGGTHCAQAGTSIAGVGDINGDGVDDLALGAPDDIGDPPVGGLGAVYVLFGRSGGFPAEVALDALAPGEGFKVLGEDWFNEAGRSVAGAGDINGDGFADVVIGASQANSQQYCYGGYGYCYTVYGGRAYVLFGRDAGDPFPAEIPLAGLDGTEGFALNIDNIDARLGGAVAGAGDLNGDGMDDLALGAPGASHTRYGSYSFPGKDHGRTYVVFGRPASSPFGASVALDELDGADGFVLAGLAVNAMAGQSLGGAGDVTGDGVDDLLIAMPGVSDAFLLLGRDVATMGPFDAQLEPDDLAAVGEGAYFDAPGTGHRLRTGVGGGGDINGDGRVDMVVGAPGVAVSPFDFTGAAYIVYGRGVACAADLDGDGLLTIFDFLAFQNAFDAGDPIADFDGDGELTIFDFLAFQNAFDAGCP, from the coding sequence ATGCCGCACTCGACCATCCGCCCCGTCGCCGCCCTCGCCTTGCTGGCCGTCGTGGGCCACGCGCTCGCACAGGACGATCCGCTCGCCGAGCCCTTCCCCGCCCGGATCGACCTGGGAACCCTCGAACCCGCCGGTGGCGGCGACGGCACGCTGGGGGCGGCCGCGATGGGGCTGGGGGAATTCGAGAAGTTGGGCTTCTCGGCCGCCATCGCCGGCGACCTCAACGGCGACGGGCTGGCCGACGTGGTCATCGGGGCCCTGGCCAGCGACGGCTATCGCCGGTTCCGGGTGGGCGGCGAGGCCTATGTGGTGTTCGGGCGAGCTGGCGGCCTGCCCGCGGAAATCGACCTTGACGCCCTTGACGGCGGCGACGGCTTCCGCGTCGGCTCGGCCGACCCGGATCGGCCGATGGGCTATGCCGTGGCGGCCGCGGGCGACGTCAATGGCGATGGGATTGACGACCTCGTGCTGGGCGACAGCGGTGCGCCGCAATACTCGTCGTCGGGCACGGGCGGCGCGGTGGTCATCTTCGGCCGCGACGTGGCCGGCGGGGGCTCACCCTTCCCTGCCCGGGTCGTGATCGAAGACATGGATGGGACCGATGGCTTCCGCATCACCGACGTGTGCCAGCCGATCAGCGGTGGCACGCACTGCGCCCAGGCTGGCACCAGCATTGCAGGGGTGGGAGACATCAACGGTGACGGCGTGGACGATCTCGCGCTTGGCGCGCCCGACGACATCGGCGATCCGCCGGTTGGGGGCCTGGGCGCGGTGTACGTGCTCTTTGGCCGCTCGGGCGGCTTCCCCGCCGAAGTGGCGCTCGATGCGCTCGCGCCCGGCGAGGGATTCAAGGTACTGGGCGAGGACTGGTTTAACGAGGCCGGGCGCTCGGTCGCCGGCGCGGGCGACATCAACGGCGACGGATTCGCCGACGTGGTGATCGGCGCCTCGCAAGCCAACAGCCAGCAGTACTGCTACGGCGGGTACGGCTACTGCTACACGGTGTATGGTGGGCGGGCCTACGTGCTGTTTGGCCGCGACGCGGGCGATCCATTCCCCGCCGAAATCCCCCTGGCCGGGCTGGACGGGACGGAGGGATTCGCTCTGAACATCGACAACATCGACGCCCGCCTGGGCGGGGCGGTGGCCGGCGCGGGCGACCTCAACGGCGACGGCATGGACGACCTCGCGCTCGGGGCTCCCGGCGCTTCGCACACCCGCTACGGGTCCTACTCGTTCCCGGGCAAAGACCACGGGCGAACGTACGTGGTGTTCGGCCGTCCGGCGAGTTCGCCATTTGGGGCCTCGGTCGCGCTGGATGAGCTCGACGGAGCCGACGGCTTCGTGCTGGCGGGCCTGGCGGTTAATGCGATGGCCGGGCAGTCGCTCGGCGGCGCTGGTGATGTCACCGGCGATGGCGTGGACGACCTACTCATCGCAATGCCCGGGGTCAGCGACGCGTTCTTGCTGCTGGGCCGAGACGTGGCGACGATGGGCCCATTCGACGCACAGCTCGAGCCCGACGACCTGGCCGCAGTTGGCGAAGGGGCATACTTCGACGCCCCCGGCACGGGGCACAGGCTGCGAACGGGTGTGGGCGGAGGCGGAGACATCAACGGCGATGGGCGCGTCGACATGGTCGTGGGCGCACCGGGCGTCGCGGTCTCACCATTCGACTTCACCGGCGCCGCGTACATTGTCTATGGCCGCGGCGTGGCGTGCGCCGCCGATCTCGACGGCGACGGCCTGCTGACCATCTTCGACTTCCTCGCGTTCCAGAACGCCTTCGACGCCGGCGATCCCATCGCCGACTTCGACGGCGACGGCGAGCTCACCATCTTCGACTTCCTGGCCTTCCAGAACGCGTTCGACGCGGGGTGCCCATAA